In Streptomyces sp. NBC_00433, a single genomic region encodes these proteins:
- a CDS encoding winged helix-turn-helix transcriptional regulator — protein sequence MTATGLSRAAVADLNRVTQALEMLAPRWSVWTLMTLSDQPLRYTEIKPRLALLADGQLSPRLKALTADGLVARDALSARNVAYRLTDRGQAIAPALRALVEWGDARLEKRKVPSKTLPGMFEPERIPAAQNAEDTLALITTRHTAAVMWGLRAAGTATGTELAAILPGSLTAGRLYAPLSQLVDDEFAERTGSRGYRLTDHGRSLAPAFRALSAWAAGRPATSARKHPIWTVEEQQEREPVRPAAPRRPVALAGVTIPAPGPALSTAPGPGTKWRPGDLFSHGTPAPLAGAGATGGRGR from the coding sequence TTGACCGCCACCGGTCTGTCCCGTGCCGCTGTCGCCGACCTGAACCGTGTCACCCAAGCGCTGGAGATGCTCGCCCCGCGCTGGAGCGTGTGGACGCTGATGACCCTGTCCGACCAGCCGCTGCGCTACACCGAGATCAAGCCCCGCCTGGCGCTGCTGGCCGACGGCCAGCTCAGCCCCCGACTGAAGGCCCTCACCGCCGACGGCCTGGTGGCGCGTGACGCGCTCAGCGCCCGCAACGTCGCCTACCGGCTCACCGACCGGGGCCAGGCCATCGCCCCGGCCCTGCGCGCCCTGGTCGAGTGGGGGGATGCCCGGCTGGAGAAGCGGAAGGTCCCCAGCAAGACCCTGCCGGGGATGTTCGAGCCGGAGCGGATACCGGCCGCACAGAACGCCGAGGACACCCTCGCGCTGATCACCACCCGGCACACCGCCGCGGTCATGTGGGGACTTCGGGCCGCAGGCACCGCGACCGGCACCGAACTCGCGGCGATCCTGCCGGGATCGCTGACCGCGGGCCGGCTGTACGCGCCGCTGAGCCAGCTCGTCGACGACGAGTTCGCCGAGCGCACCGGCAGCCGCGGCTACCGCCTCACCGACCACGGCCGCTCCCTCGCACCGGCCTTCCGGGCACTTTCCGCCTGGGCTGCCGGCCGACCCGCCACCTCCGCGCGCAAGCACCCCATCTGGACAGTGGAGGAGCAGCAGGAGCGAGAACCGGTCCGCCCAGCGGCCCCCCGCCGACCCGTTGCTCTGGCGGGGGTGACGATCCCCGCCCCCGGCCCGGCCCTGTCGACAGCGCCCGGACCCGGCACGAAATGGCGGCCGGGTGACCTGTTCTCCCACGGCACTCCTGCTCCGCTGGCCGGTGCCGGTGCGACGGGCGGGCGTGGCCGATGA